NNNNNNNNNNNNNNNNNNNNNNNNNNNNNNNNNNNNNNNNNNNNNNNNNNNNNNNNNNNNNNNNNNNNNNNNNNNNNNNNNNNNNNNNNNNNNNNNNNNNNNNNNNNNNNNNNNNNNNNNNNNNNNNNNNNNNNNNNNNNNNNNNNNNNNNNNNNNNNNNNNNNNNNNNNNNNNNNNNNNNNNNNNNNNNNNNNNNNNNNNNNNNNNNNNNNNNNNNNNNNNNNNNNNNNNNNNNNNNNNNNNNNNNNNNNNNNNNNNNNNNNNNNNNNNNNNNNNNNNNNNNNNNNNNNNNNNNNNNNNNNNNNNNNNNNNNNNNNNNNNNNNNNNNNNNNNNNNNNNNNNNNNNNNNNNNNNNNNNNNNNNNNNNNNNNNNNNNNNNNNNNNNNNNNNNNNNNNNNNNNNNNNNNNNNNNNNNNNNNNNNNNNNNNNNNNNNNNNNNNNNNNNNNNNNNNNNNNNNNNNNNNNNNNNNNNNNNNNNNNNNNNNNNNNNNNNNNNNNNNNNNNNNNNNNNNNNNNNNNNNNNNNNNNNNNNNNNNNNNNNNNNNNNNNNNNNNNNNNNNNNNNNNNNNNNNNNNNNNNNNNNNNNNNNNNNNNNNNNNNNNNNNNNNNNNNNNNNNNNNNNNNNNNNNNNNNNNNNNNNNNNNNNNNNNNNNNNNNNNNNNNNNNNNNNNNNNNNNNNNNNNNNNNNNNNNNNNNNNNNNNNNNNNNNNNNNNNNNNNNNNNNNNNNNNNNNNNNNNNNNNNNNNNNNNNNNNNNNNNNNNNNNNNNNNNNNNNNNNNNNNNNNNNNNNNNNNNNNNNNNNNNNNNNNNNNNNNNNNNNNNNNNNNNNNNNNNNNNNNNNNNNNNNNNNNNNNNNNNNNNNNNNNNNNNNNNNNNNNNNNNNNNNNNNNNNNNNNNNNNNNNNNNNNNNNNNNNNNNNNNNNNNNNNNNNNNNNNNNNNNNNNNNNNNNNNNNNNNNNNNNNNNNNNNNNNNNNNNNNNNNNNNNNNNNNNNNNNNNNNNNNNNNNNNNNNNNNNNNNNNNNNNNNNNNNNNNNNNNNNNNNNNNNNNNNNNNNNNNNNNNNNNNNNNNNNNNNNNNNNNNNNNNNNNNNNNNNNNNNNNNNNNNNNNNNNNNNNNNNNNNNNNNNNNNNNNNNNNNNNNNNNNNNNNNNNNNNNNNNNNNNNNNNNNNNNNNNNNNNNNNNNNNNNNNNNNNNNNNNNNNNNNNNNNNNNNNNNNNNNNNNNNNNNNNNNNNNNNNNNNNNNNNNNNNNNNNNNNNNNNNNNNNNNNNNNNNNNNNNNNNNNNNNNNNNNNNNNNNNNNNNNNNNNNNNNNNNNNNNNNNNNNNNNNNNNNNNNNNNNNNNNNNNNNNNNNNNNNNNNNNNNNNNNNNNNNNNNNNNNNNNNNNNNNNNNNNNNNNNNNNNNNNNNNNNNNNNNNNNNTCTCTCCCTCGTTCTTTATATTAGTAACTGGATGACGTTTCAAGTCAAAGGCACCTCCCTGCCCCGGGCTCTGCAGTGCTGGGATAAGAGTTTCCAAGAAGCCAACCGTAACAGCAAGACCCCCCTGAAGGGCTGTCCCTTCCACCTGATCGACACCTGCCACTGGCCCCAGTGCAACCCCACCTGCCCAGCCTTGGTGGACCAGGCCACCCAGCAGGAGCTCACCCTGCTCCAGATGTTAGTGGGCATGGGCCTTGACCTCCAGAAACTAGGCCTGGACCTCAGGAGGGACAGTAGCTCTATAACTAGCATGGTCAGTAACGGTGGCTAAGAYAAGGAGTATAGAAGCCCACTCTCTGGCTTAGTAAAGGGAAATTTTKTATGAGTTATGACGTAACCATGAAAGGTACAGAATCTGGTTACTTCTCTTGTGCCGCTCAGCCATTCCATTGTGCTCCACTGTTACCATGCCGTCTTGACCGGTGGGTATGTCACTGGGCTTACAGTATGTCTGTYTGTAACGTTACAGTTTGCCTCCAGGATCCCTCTCCTGGACAGTTtaaagaggggaggggagtgaTTCCAGTTTACCTCTGGGTTGTGTCTCACATTTGATTTGGTTCAAGGGAGAACGAGGAGTGCCAGGTACCTGTAGCTAACCAGTCAGACACCAAACCTGCAACACACTTTCACCCAACTACATGTACTATACAAAACTTCAACAACATTTTGTGAAGTGAAACGTACYKCTTTTGAGGATTTTTGAATAAGCTATTGGCACATTTTATCATCTTGCCAACATAGGACTGGTACAGTATTCAGaggaaatgtacattttaatgtAGATGGTTGATTGGAAGGATATATTATATGAGTCTGCTATTTTAGATCCATGTCCAAGCTCAAACACTGCCAGAGAATGAAGGACTGTCTTGCAAGGACACTTGCAGTGCCTAGACCATTCTCTAACTTTTATTGAATgtgtttctacacacacacacacaacacacacacacacacacacacacacacacacacacacacacacaacacacacacaacagcctaCAGTTTATATTTCCCACATTTCTACTGCTGCTGCAATTACAACGTTGACTTTttagatatataaatatatatttgatatgCATGTGAAGTAAGGGATGTTTGATCTTGCAAAAGTGGCCCAAATGAAGAGTAATTGTCATACTTTATAATATTGTATATTATCAAGAGAAGGTCGTGACCATCTCTTCTTTCTTTGAGTTTACCGTGAAGTGTGTTTGAACCTATTGTATCTTCCCATGGACCCTTTTAAGTGATGTTTCCTCTTCAAAAACACTGTAGTCGATACTACTCGCTAGTGTGTCATgtactgtaatatctacataatttACATCATTAAAGATTCATTTAATGTGATTATATCTCATCTATTGTATGGTATTATAATCAGAATTGTTTGATTTGCTACTGTTTTAAATTGTATGTAATGACCCCATTTTTTGCTTGAAATATTTACCTTGTAAACAGAACTATAACTTGACAGGCATTATATAGTGGATGTATGATGAATTGATTACAGAACAATAAATAAAAGGTTGGATTATCTTGAAAACCTGTTCAGAGTGAGCTTTGTTACTTTTTCTTTGATTGAACCTCCTGTCATTaatcattattattttaattcGTTCTCAAATTCTCAAGCTCTGAGATTTAAAGAAAAACCTCCATCAGGTTTCAATAAAGCATATCTACTctgtaggcctactggtaaaacatcatactgtatttatttcccaCACTCCAACCACTAGTTGGCGATCTTTTAGATTTAAACCAAAGCCCCACATAAGATACTATAGTTTGAAAAGGGATTACAGACTCCCCAACTACTACTGTAAATATGgaaagagagacatcagagatgttTCAGAAAGACTGTAATATGTTTTTGACGTTTAATATTTTCTTACCGACACATTTAAAATATCTTGGTAAATTTGTCTTTAATTTAGAAATCTCTATTTCTTGCACAAATATAATCAGCAATATGAATTGATTCCTTCTATTTATCAACTTGGAAGTTTGTTTGCATTAGACTAAAGGTAAATAAAGTAATGAGACTGTAAAATAGGATGCATTTGCATCTAAATCACTGtctgaataaatatatatatatatttaattaaacCCTTATTTTGTATCAAGTTTTTCTAAACCCAGTGGTTTTCAGCTGGTAATCGCATAAAGTAGTCGTAAAAAAATCTTAGTTTTTGACCATAATGCATCGCTAGGTCTTCCTGCTTCCTCTTTCCGCCATATTGCAGAACCGGTAAGGGCCCCCTCTAAAATCTCATTGTCAATCTTTCCCAAATCTAACCCATCCAGCCGTCTAAAACACAATTTATGAAATTATATAAACGTTTAATAATGTACTAATGTCATGAAATGGTAATTGTGTCGATATGTTGTGAGATGTTGGTGTTTTGCCTTGTGATTCGTGAAGTCCCCATCACTGTCCGTTTTACTGGTGTGTTGTATCGGTAGCAAGAGCATATGAATCAAACCCGACAATTAATACTGCTAGGCTAATTAGTTGTGTTTTTAAGTAGTCGACACACTTTCTTTATTGTCAGGATATGGTATAAATGTTGAATAGTACGATTTGGTTGCCAACCAACTCTTCTAGCTAGCTTGGCCCGTACATGTAGTCTTTCCATGCGTGGTAGACAGTCACGATGGTGGTGGTTAAACGTGTCTGCATGGTCGTGCAAACCCTCTTCTAATTTCTTATCAAAGGACCTAACGCTTGTCCCAGTTTTTGAAATTGTTGGCGCTAGCGTTAGCCATGCGAATGTTATGTCTTGGCCAGTGAAATGTAGACGGTTAGCTCTAACCAGGTAATTTGGATAGCTAACATAATGTCTATCGAGTTGCTACCTTAGTATGTAACTTAGCCTTCTATTTTTTCACCAAAGTaatcacgtaacgttagctaaccagGTAGTTGGGCAATACTTTGCTAGGCAATACTTGGCTAACGTTAGGTAAGCCTATACTCAAATTGTCTTGCATACTCAATGGTGTCCATCTACCTACATTTGACTAGCTACAATCAGTTTGTTGGCTGACTTATTTGTCAAGTCAATAGCTAGCTAGACtaggcagctaacgttagcttgccagTTTCACAGTATTTATTTAGGAGAACCAAACCACTATTAGACTGTTATATTAACTAGTTAGCTGGGCAGTAGTTGGCTGCCTTACAACTCCTAAACTAATTAACTTTTTTATGCATCTCTGATCGACAGGCATCATGGTGCGCATGAACGTTCTTGCGGATGCGCTCAAAAGCATCAACAATGCTGAGAAACGTGGGAAACGCCAGGTTCTGATCCGGCCGTGTTCGAAGGTCATTGTACGTTTCCTGACCGTCATGATGAAGCACGGTGAGTTACTGAAATGTATCATCTGTTTTTGTAAGTGGTATGGCCCAGTCAAGGGGAGGTCAACAAATGTCAGGTGTCAGTTACAGGTGGCCATAAGCCTGCATAACCGCTTCCCTCATGAGGTGCTACCCCTGGTTGAGGGATCTGAGTTCAAGCCCTGTAACATCCTGTCGACaatgctgtgtgtctgtactTGGTTTTGATTCCCTGCCTCCCTTGTTTCCCCAGGTTACATTGGTGAGTTTGAGATCATCGACGACCACAGAGCTGGGAAAATTGTCGTCAATCTCACTGGCAGGCTGAACAAGGTAAAAAACCGTTCAATATACTGCATCACAAGGACTACCATCAGACCCTTTGAGTGCCATTCTACTTCATTTTACTCATCGTTTGTATTGGGGTAGATTGATAGACTATCTGACCCCTCTGTTTTGCTCATCTTCTCTGACATGTTTTTCTCTGCACATATTCTGCATTGTGGCATTTCAGCCTACCTGCGTAATTGTATATTTGCATCTGGCACTTTCTAATCTTTCTTTTGCTCATTTCAGTGTGGTGTGATCAGCCCTCGTTTTGACCTCCagttgaaggatctggagaagtggCAGAACAACCTCCTGCCCTCAAGACAGTTTGGGTGAGAATCAGTCAGCAGCACCCTAATGGTGGCATGAATGTTGGAGTGGCCGTATCACGGTTGTGCAGTGGAACTTTGTGAACAGGGAGGTATTCATCAGTGGCGACTTTGTTTGCTACGGTGTTTCACATATGAATGCATCTCTTGATGTCRTGTTTATGTGCTCCTTTGGGGTGTATRAAWGTGYGCCCCGGGTTTCACAGACTTTAAATCTCTGAACGTTTATTTGGAYGTCAAAGCAACTAAACTAATCGCCTTTTATTTCCGTGCCTGAATGTTCAGCTTCCGATAACATTGAGAGCAAGCAAATRCAGCATTAGTCTAGTATTTATAGATGCTGGCTGAGTTGGAGATTGGAACAGTCCTTGAAATGCACTTTCTTTGAAAAGATGAGGGCAGCCTGGGCAACGGGGAACTAAAACCTTTATCATAAGTCAAGGATGGGCAACTTGGGTCCCTTGGACTGAGTGTCCTCTGTGTGCTCCCACTTTCTACTGAATGCATCCATGGAAATATGATTGCTGCAGCTTCTTGAACAGGATTTGACCTGCATGTAGGAAAGGGGGTGAATATGGTTGATTGAGTATGCTACGGACCAAATACATATGCGCATGAAATTGCTCTCAGCTTTACTTAACCTCacctagggtatgtgggacggtagcgtcccacctcgtcaacagccagtgacacTGCAGGGCGcaaaaattcaaaacaacagaaatcccaaaattaaaattcctcaaacatacaagtattttacaccattttaaagatacacttgttgtaaatccatcCACAGTgttcaatttcaaaaaggctttacgacgaaagcgcACCAAAACGATtgtgttaggtcagagccaagtcacagaaaaacagcaaagagaggagtcacaaaagcagaatagagataaaatgaatcactaacctttgatctcatcagatgacactcataggacttcatgttacacaatacatgtatgttttgttcggtaagttcatatttatatccaaaaatctgagtttacattggcgcgttatgtcagtagtttcaaaacattttgaatttTGATTTTCAGAGccccacatcaatttacagaaaatactcataataaaacattgctaaaagatacaactgtatgcatggaattttagatccacttctctttaatgcaaccgctgtgtcagattttcaaaaaaactttacaaaaaaagcacaccatgcaataatctgagtacagcgctcagagcccaacaTACCCAAACAgatatatccgccatgttgtggactcaacagaagtcagaaatagcattataaatattcacttacctttgatgatcttcatcagaatgcctcccaggaatcccagttccacaaatgtgtgttttgttcgataatgtccatcatttagtCAAATACTCTTTTTGTTACgctttagcccagtaatcaaaattaatgtggcgcgatcactaggtgcagacaaagtcaaaaagttaCGTTAtagtctgtagaaacatgtcaaacgatgtatagaatcaatctttaggatgtttttaacaaatcttcaataatgttccaaccggagaattcctttgtcttcagaaaggcaatggacgcaagctaactatcacgtgaacgcgcatggtcagctcgtggctctctggcagacctctaacttattcccctctcattcgcccccacttcacagtagaagcattaaacaaggttctaaagactgttcacatctagtggaagccttaggaagtgcaatatgaccccatagacactgtgtatttgataggcaaagagttgaaaaactacaaacctcagattttccacttcgtGGTTTGATTTTTTCTCGGGTTTTTGccttccatatgagttatgttatactcacagacctcattcaaacagttttagaaacttcagagtgtttctatccaaatctactaattatatgcatgttTGAGCTTTTAtagctgagtagcaggcagtttaatttgggcccgcttttcatccaaaattcccaatgctgcccccaccctagagaagttaagtccGATGGTGGATGTGGTGAGGGCACGGTCACAGATTTATTGATATGTGTGGACTGATAAATCCAATGGGTGTTTCACAATGACTCGTCCGCAACTATGGGGAAAAACCGACGGGGCTGGCTTAGGTTGTTGACATGTGGACTgtattttgtctccaatgtttattgaaaacctACATTTGCATAAtaagcacttgtctctcaaatacattgctACAGTGGTTGGCTAGCTTGTCAAYTTTAGCCATTAGCAATGACGTGAAATCAGtcaaaatacatcaaaacaagacatggcaTCAAGAACGAGATGAACTAGCTGAAACAATTCACGATTCCCCACAGGGCAGTTTCTTGTTATtcttgctagctatctggccatccacaACAATGCTTGGACTTCTGCCCCATTTAAAGCATGTGCATCGTTTTCTTgccgttgtcagctaacccatctRTAGTTGGCGCATTTTGGCATTCCATCTGTGGCGTTTACCTGTGTCAGTCTGCCATAGAAAACCTTTGAAGGCTACAGGCGCAAAAGTCATGCTATTTGTATTAGAGATATATTTTTGGCAGTTCATTCAACTTCAACTCGCAACTTCTTGAACTCCACCGTACATGAGGCGTTCACATGGCACACAAACTGTCARGAGTAAAAATAAGCATTTATCAAGCCACTCGCTGCGCTTATTTGTTTTAGGGGAAGTGATTTACAAAAGTAAACCTTCAATACTGCAAAAATTGCAATCGGTTGGCTAATGGCGACTATTGATAGTCTGCAAAAAGAAAGCTACAAAAAGACCTAGCATTTGTCTTGGCTGGCCTGCTGTAGCCATGTCAATATCTMTTTTGAAAGCCCTCGTCTTAAACGGGTAACGTCCTATTCCTTAAATTGATGTACTTTAGAAACYGCACTTTATATAATTAATGCAATTTTAAAGAATAGAATGTCTTTCATTGCTACATTATATTACCAATTTTTATTATATGCCATCATCATCAGCTAAATAGAGCGAAAGCATGTCAACCTAGGTCTTGCATGAGTATGCATTTATAAACTACCCATATCAGGCCAGTGGAGGGGAAAGGGTTCGTGTTGGATCTCTCATTTGATGTGACTTAGCGCACTTACATGGTTTGCGCTATTGAAGATGGACTGAATTTTGGCGACTGATTAGGGTTCGTACGGTCATGAAAATCCTGGAAAGGTCATGGAATTTTAAAATGGTGTCCAGGATCCCAAAAGTTTAGGGCAAGTTTGAATTGTATTTCTGGTCATGTAATTTGTTTAGGAACGGTGTAAATATCTACATCAGACAGGATCAAAATTACACTTAAGCGTGTCTGTGTTTGCGAGCATCACCTGCATGTGCGAGAAGTGTGGGCCGTTGCTCAAGTAGAGAGACAGTCGGACATTGCAGCAGCAGGTAGGCCTAGTCTATAAAATATAATCGAGAAGAGACTAGGTAGCCAATTCCAAACATCTTGTACCCTCTAACGGTTTAGCAAAAGATAGTGTGTATTAATGTTTTTATCATGTTCAAAAATACTTTCCTCTGACACTTGCGAATAAGGCCATGCAAAGTTGATTCACTTAACAATTTGTTTCATTTGAATTATTTTTGCAGAAACAAATTATTCACTGTGCCATTGTATTAGTTGGGATTCGAATCAAGATTATTTGTGAATCCTAAACATTAMTTTTAGGAACTTGTTTTGTATATAGTTCCAGTTGATTTGGGCATCCAATGTATGGGACATTGAAACTCAATAGATGCTAGACAGCCTGCAAAGTAAACACTTCTAAGATAAATATGACTAAACTCAAGAAGCTACATTTCCTGAAGACATTGTGGGGTTGATTCAGATGAATACAACGATTAGTAGCCTACACAGCCATTTGATATATTGAATGAGCAAATTATTTCAAAAGGCATAAGACATATTTGGTTGTAATGTTTTTCATAAAGGGTgggcaaccatcctccaggagagctaatgtgtgtgcaggcttttattGTCTCAACTGTTCCTTGCGTTTCATGGTCTTAGTCTATTAATGTTAAATGTACTTTTGTTCTGGAATTTCCCTACTGCTTGCCATAAATGAATTTAATTCTGCCTGTTGTGAGTATTTATAAACTCATGTCTTACACACCTTGTCTGTTTTTTCAGATACATTGTGCTGACCACCTCAGCTGGCATCATGGACCATGAAGAAGCCAGACGAAAACACACAGGAGGGAAAATTCTTGGattctttttctaaaatgtaaagaactgcaaaataAAACACCAAATCCAGTGGACTGGACTTTGTATTTTGTCTTATTAGATTGCTACAGTCAAAAGCTCTTTTTTATGTATTGGTACAATGAGAATGACGAATGAGtcatatttatactgaacaaaaatataaatgtgactatttcaaaggttttactgagttcgTATTAGRaaatcagtgaattgaaataaattcattaggccctaatctatggatttcaaagaGGGATCTGTTGGTCAAATAccttttttaataataaaagtaggggcgtggTTCAGAACCAGCCAGTATCTTGTGTGACTACCATTTGccgcatggagttgatcaggctgttgattgtggaatggtGTCCcactcaatggctgtgcgaagttactggatattgccgggaactggaacactctgtcatacacgttgatccagagcataccaaacatgctcaataggtgacatgccTGGTGactgcaggccatggaagaactgggacattttcatcttccaggaattgtgtacagatccttgcgacatggggctgtgcattatcatgctgaaacatgaggtgatggcgatggatgaatggcatgacaatggtcctcaggatctcgtaatggtatctgcattcaaattgccagcgATTTAAAATgcgattgtgtttgttgtccatagcttatgcctgcccataccataacgccactgccaccat
This portion of the Salvelinus sp. IW2-2015 unplaced genomic scaffold, ASM291031v2 Un_scaffold5556, whole genome shotgun sequence genome encodes:
- the rps15a gene encoding small ribosomal subunit protein uS8, with the protein product MVRMNVLADALKSINNAEKRGKRQVLIRPCSKVIVRFLTVMMKHGYIGEFEIIDDHRAGKIVVNLTGRLNKCGVISPRFDLQLKDLEKWQNNLLPSRQFGYIVLTTSAGIMDHEEARRKHTGGKILGFFF